From Vallitalea longa, the proteins below share one genomic window:
- a CDS encoding carbohydrate ABC transporter permease encodes MRSERISRIIVFIIAALIAVLFLFPFYICIVTAFKTPMETAQGVLALPSKLHWENFSKALEITNFSRSFLNSLITTTTSVVFIVICSSMCGYIIARNLKKFRYRLCETILLGAMMVPFQVIMIPVYKMLKLSNMMNTLPGLIILLVGTSIPYSTFLYIGFVKLVPRELEEAATIDGSGIYRTYWNIVFPLLKPITATVATLHVMWMWNEFNISLIVLQKEHVKTIPIQQFYFFGEYTTDLNLAFASACIAIIPILIFFIIAQKFLINGLMSGAVKG; translated from the coding sequence ATGAGAAGTGAAAGAATAAGCAGGATTATTGTTTTCATAATAGCTGCATTGATAGCGGTATTATTTTTGTTCCCATTTTATATATGTATTGTAACTGCATTTAAAACCCCTATGGAAACAGCACAAGGAGTATTAGCATTACCATCAAAACTTCATTGGGAGAACTTTAGTAAAGCTCTTGAGATAACTAATTTCAGTAGATCATTTTTAAATAGTTTGATAACTACAACAACATCAGTTGTTTTTATTGTTATTTGTAGCTCTATGTGTGGTTATATCATTGCTAGGAATCTTAAAAAATTTAGATATAGATTATGTGAAACAATACTTCTTGGTGCAATGATGGTACCATTTCAAGTTATAATGATACCAGTATATAAAATGTTGAAGTTGTCAAATATGATGAATACATTACCTGGACTAATAATACTTTTAGTGGGTACCAGTATTCCATATTCTACTTTTCTCTACATAGGTTTTGTTAAATTAGTTCCTAGAGAATTGGAAGAAGCTGCGACTATTGATGGAAGTGGAATATATCGAACTTATTGGAATATAGTATTTCCCTTACTTAAACCTATTACTGCGACAGTAGCCACTCTTCATGTCATGTGGATGTGGAATGAATTCAATATTTCTCTTATAGTGCTTCAAAAAGAACATGTTAAGACTATACCTATACAACAATTCTATTTCTTCGGGGAATATACTACTGACCTAAATTTAGCATTTGCATCAGCTTGTATTGCTATAATTCCTATACTTATATTTTTTATTATAGCACAGAAATTCTTGATTAACGGTTTGATGAGTGGAGCTGTTAAAGGCTAA
- a CDS encoding carbohydrate ABC transporter permease, with the protein MNRRKNIKRSLLKFGFLVPAIFFFGVSMLIPFLLGIQVSFTSWDGISQKMNYIGLQNYSNIFSNSDILQPIRNTTYFAILITVFNNAFALGLALILNKKFAGNSKFRLIYFIPTCLSTVLACFVWKFLYREVFFQLFGINSLIGSMKTVIPGLVIISLWNGVAINMLIYLSALINVPKNLYDAAKVDGANVFQRFKNVTVPLIGPAFTTCVTLSLTYGLREFSVPMIATGGGPARSSETIAMYIYKHLFEYSKAGYGQAISIVFMVFLLIIGKTVSTIFRKREVEM; encoded by the coding sequence ATGAATAGAAGAAAGAATATAAAAAGATCATTATTGAAATTTGGTTTTCTGGTTCCGGCAATCTTTTTCTTTGGCGTTTCAATGTTAATCCCTTTTCTACTTGGAATACAGGTATCATTTACTAGCTGGGATGGAATTAGTCAAAAAATGAATTACATAGGTTTGCAGAACTATAGTAACATATTTAGCAATTCTGATATATTGCAACCTATTAGAAATACAACATATTTTGCTATTCTTATAACTGTTTTCAATAATGCCTTTGCACTTGGATTAGCCTTAATCTTAAATAAGAAATTCGCAGGAAATTCAAAATTTAGACTTATATACTTCATACCAACATGTTTAAGTACAGTTCTTGCGTGTTTTGTTTGGAAATTCCTATATAGAGAAGTGTTTTTTCAATTATTCGGTATTAATAGTTTAATTGGTAGCATGAAAACAGTAATTCCTGGATTGGTTATTATTTCATTATGGAATGGGGTAGCAATCAATATGCTCATTTATTTATCTGCACTTATTAATGTACCAAAAAATCTATATGATGCTGCAAAAGTTGATGGAGCAAATGTTTTCCAGAGATTCAAAAATGTTACGGTACCATTGATTGGTCCAGCTTTTACCACATGTGTTACATTGTCATTGACATATGGACTTAGAGAATTTTCGGTACCTATGATAGCAACTGGAGGAGGACCTGCTAGATCATCAGAAACAATAGCGATGTATATTTATAAACATTTGTTTGAATATAGCAAGGCAGGTTATGGTCAGGCGATATCTATTGTATTTATGGTTTTCTTACTTATTATCGGTAAAACAGTTTCAACCATATTTAGAAAGAGGGAGGTAGAGATGTAA
- a CDS encoding ABC transporter substrate-binding protein, which yields MKKILVCLLTVVLSISLLGGCSKKTKTTGDTKVVPDKEYVENNDEKKKEEKVTIKWLHHWGEEGVRQWLQELETSYEKTHPNVDIEITAAGGDNYYTLLKTKIASDDAPDIYDVDLIADQEFIDNNYLTDLTDAPFIPNIQKSVIDSVQKLGNGKVLAIPLDVWGAVVTYNKDVFEKAGITKAPATNKEFNDALEKLKNIGVDPIGASYQDRWTLDWELQNDYVVSILGNYDEEWIKKVQSRELKFQDDKNGFREVLERLKQRYQYVNRDPFGTDWNTVQDKLATGEIGMLINGTWTVGGVQAKNPDVNLGVMALPVFNEPNANKVVLGVKGGLAVHNGSKNKEVVYDFFNHIFSKSMAKIYQDKKVALSTVEGVELDSDSCFNSLVEYQNNDQVVDMSYLLSSFQDEFGNAFIDQISLYLLENMTEDACIEALDKEFDKIAERQ from the coding sequence ATGAAGAAAATATTAGTATGTTTATTGACTGTGGTACTATCAATAAGTTTATTAGGTGGTTGTAGCAAAAAAACAAAAACAACAGGGGATACTAAGGTTGTACCGGACAAAGAATATGTAGAGAATAATGATGAAAAAAAGAAAGAAGAAAAAGTGACAATCAAATGGTTACATCATTGGGGAGAAGAAGGGGTAAGACAATGGTTGCAAGAATTAGAGACATCTTATGAAAAGACACATCCAAATGTTGATATAGAAATTACTGCGGCAGGTGGAGATAACTATTATACATTATTAAAAACTAAGATCGCTAGTGATGATGCTCCAGATATTTATGATGTGGATTTAATTGCTGATCAAGAATTTATTGATAATAATTACTTAACTGACCTGACGGATGCACCATTCATACCTAATATACAAAAAAGTGTTATAGATAGTGTACAAAAGTTAGGTAATGGAAAAGTATTGGCTATACCACTAGATGTATGGGGAGCTGTAGTTACTTATAACAAAGATGTATTTGAAAAAGCAGGAATCACTAAAGCACCAGCTACCAATAAAGAATTCAATGACGCACTTGAGAAATTAAAGAATATAGGAGTTGACCCAATTGGAGCATCATACCAAGATAGATGGACACTTGATTGGGAATTACAGAATGATTATGTTGTAAGCATTTTAGGCAATTATGATGAGGAATGGATTAAAAAAGTTCAAAGTAGAGAGTTGAAGTTTCAAGATGACAAAAATGGCTTTAGAGAGGTTTTAGAAAGATTGAAACAAAGATATCAATATGTTAATCGTGATCCTTTTGGAACTGATTGGAATACAGTACAAGATAAACTAGCGACAGGTGAAATTGGTATGCTTATTAATGGAACATGGACAGTTGGTGGTGTGCAAGCCAAGAATCCAGATGTGAATTTAGGAGTAATGGCATTACCTGTTTTCAATGAACCAAATGCGAACAAAGTTGTTTTGGGTGTCAAAGGTGGTCTAGCAGTACATAATGGCTCTAAGAACAAAGAAGTAGTATATGATTTCTTTAACCATATATTCTCCAAATCCATGGCTAAAATATATCAAGACAAAAAAGTTGCTTTATCAACAGTGGAAGGAGTCGAATTAGATTCTGATTCATGTTTTAATTCACTAGTTGAATATCAGAATAATGACCAAGTAGTCGATATGTCTTATCTATTATCATCATTCCAAGATGAATTTGGAAATGCATTTATAGATCAAATCTCTTTATACTTGTTAGAAAATATGACTGAAGATGCATGTATTGAAGCTCTTGATAAAGAATTTGATAAAATAGCAGAAAGACAATAA
- the metG gene encoding methionine--tRNA ligase: MNVLISGAWVYANGSLHIGHIASLISGDVIARYYRQKGDNVCYVSGSDCYGTPISIKAKKEKRAPLEIAEYYHNEFVKCFNELGFTYDYYGKTTSDEHKEFVLDFHKRLYESDSVIEKKIDQAYCNRCKEFLPDRFVEGICPECGEVARGDQCDSCGRVLEPENLVNGTCAICGEKISYKKSEHLYLKLSDYEVRLKNLVDESKYWRKNAVDFTNRYINEGLRDRALTRDIDWGIDVPKEGYADKKIYIWAENVLGYLSSCKAVTDDKAFEEYWKNSDAIHYYVHGKDNIPFHTIILPSLLLANEENYHLPDRIISSEYLTLEHKKISTSRNYAVWIKDLIDNYDPDTIRYFLIANGPEKRDTDFSFRELINRHNKELLGTYGNLINRTFVFVDKYYDRKVPCGNLDNDIEKNLDQLFVSVGEKIESGNLKAGLEEIFDFLRRANKYFDTKKPWETRITNRSDCDDTIYNCIQIIANVSVLLKPYIPFSSEKVIKWLGISDKWEIEWIKSGKIIENIYRLFERIDKKVIDEELQKLNIN; this comes from the coding sequence ATGAATGTATTAATTAGTGGTGCATGGGTTTATGCAAATGGTTCTTTACACATTGGTCATATAGCATCTCTTATATCAGGAGATGTCATTGCAAGATATTATAGACAAAAAGGTGATAATGTTTGTTATGTTTCTGGTAGCGATTGCTACGGAACACCTATATCCATAAAAGCTAAGAAAGAAAAGAGAGCTCCATTAGAAATAGCCGAGTACTATCATAATGAATTCGTGAAATGCTTTAATGAACTAGGATTTACTTATGATTACTATGGTAAGACGACAAGTGATGAACATAAAGAATTTGTTCTAGATTTTCATAAGAGATTATATGAAAGTGATAGTGTTATTGAAAAGAAAATAGATCAAGCATATTGTAACAGATGTAAAGAATTCTTGCCTGATAGATTCGTTGAAGGCATATGTCCCGAATGTGGTGAAGTTGCAAGAGGAGATCAGTGTGATTCTTGTGGGAGAGTCTTAGAACCTGAAAATCTGGTAAATGGTACATGTGCAATATGTGGAGAAAAAATAAGTTACAAAAAATCTGAACATCTATATCTAAAACTGTCTGATTATGAAGTGAGATTAAAAAATCTAGTTGACGAATCTAAGTATTGGAGGAAGAACGCAGTTGACTTCACCAACAGATATATTAATGAAGGTCTTAGAGACAGAGCCTTAACACGTGATATTGATTGGGGGATTGACGTTCCTAAAGAAGGTTATGCCGATAAGAAAATATATATATGGGCTGAAAATGTTCTGGGTTATTTATCTTCTTGTAAAGCTGTAACGGATGATAAAGCTTTTGAGGAATATTGGAAAAACTCAGATGCGATTCATTATTATGTTCATGGAAAAGATAATATTCCATTTCATACAATAATACTACCGTCATTGTTGCTAGCCAATGAAGAAAATTATCATCTGCCTGATAGAATCATTTCCAGCGAATATTTGACACTGGAGCATAAGAAAATATCAACTAGTAGAAATTATGCAGTTTGGATTAAAGACCTTATTGATAATTATGATCCTGATACCATAAGATATTTTCTTATTGCAAACGGTCCAGAAAAAAGAGATACGGATTTTTCTTTTAGAGAACTTATCAATCGTCATAACAAAGAGTTATTAGGCACATATGGTAATTTAATCAATCGTACATTTGTGTTTGTTGATAAATACTATGATAGGAAAGTTCCTTGTGGCAATCTTGATAATGATATAGAAAAAAATTTAGATCAACTCTTTGTATCAGTAGGAGAAAAAATTGAATCAGGAAACCTAAAAGCTGGTTTAGAAGAAATATTTGATTTTCTTAGAAGGGCTAATAAATATTTTGATACTAAGAAACCATGGGAAACTAGAATAACTAATAGGAGTGATTGTGACGATACAATTTATAATTGTATACAGATCATAGCTAATGTATCTGTATTGCTTAAGCCTTATATTCCATTTTCATCGGAAAAAGTAATTAAGTGGCTAGGAATATCTGACAAGTGGGAAATAGAATGGATTAAGAGTGGAAAGATTATTGAAAATATATATAGATTATTTGAAAGAATAGATAAAAAAGTAATTGATGAAGAACTTCAGAAATTGAATATAAACTGA
- a CDS encoding amidohydrolase family protein translates to MKKILLFIIFLLLLLVSCTKSKDKSVDLGITNCSIVDVESGTIKKNGTIVVNNHNIIDIVFNNNKKYTFNETLDINHQYILPGFINAHVHLSSTDDYVQLQKWAKNGVTAVRTMNDFDNGTLTKMKSELNNDNANCTLFTSTPIITKPNGYGRYFIESVNEAIEAVEHHIPLGVDVIKISIEDSINRKTYNMLELDEIKAITKTAHDNNLKVTAHVTNSYNIPLVLDGNVDEIAHMIIGNVNDEDIKALIDKGVTWIPTMELWKGVSNKYSLDYYDIAIDNLKRFYNAGGTVVFGTDYDGFDIKFDDEFPITEVTTYKEAGISNIDIIRSATINAAKSCDVDDRLGSIAEGKIADLIICKENPLENIDILTNLSYVIHNGQIISNTN, encoded by the coding sequence ATGAAAAAGATTTTATTATTCATTATATTTTTATTACTTCTACTGGTTAGTTGTACAAAAAGCAAAGATAAATCTGTTGACTTAGGAATTACTAATTGCTCTATTGTGGATGTAGAAAGCGGTACCATTAAAAAAAATGGTACTATTGTGGTTAACAATCATAACATTATTGACATTGTATTCAATAATAATAAAAAATATACCTTCAATGAAACCTTAGACATCAATCACCAATATATCTTGCCCGGTTTTATAAATGCTCATGTTCATTTATCTAGTACAGATGATTATGTGCAATTACAAAAATGGGCAAAAAACGGTGTCACAGCTGTTAGAACTATGAATGATTTTGATAATGGAACTCTAACAAAGATGAAATCAGAATTGAATAATGACAATGCTAATTGTACACTTTTCACTTCCACTCCAATAATAACAAAACCAAATGGATATGGTCGCTATTTCATTGAGTCTGTTAATGAGGCAATCGAAGCTGTTGAACACCACATACCATTGGGCGTTGATGTCATCAAAATAAGTATAGAAGACTCTATTAATCGGAAGACATACAATATGTTAGAATTGGATGAAATTAAAGCAATAACAAAGACAGCTCATGACAACAACTTAAAAGTAACTGCCCATGTAACTAATTCCTACAACATACCTCTAGTACTCGATGGAAATGTGGATGAAATAGCTCATATGATTATTGGGAATGTAAATGACGAAGATATAAAAGCACTTATTGATAAAGGAGTTACTTGGATACCAACTATGGAACTATGGAAAGGTGTCAGTAATAAATATAGTCTTGATTATTATGATATAGCTATAGACAATCTTAAAAGATTCTATAATGCTGGAGGAACTGTCGTATTTGGTACAGATTATGATGGATTTGATATTAAATTTGATGATGAATTTCCTATAACAGAAGTAACTACATACAAAGAAGCCGGTATATCAAATATTGATATTATTAGGTCTGCTACAATCAATGCCGCAAAATCATGTGATGTTGATGATAGATTAGGTTCAATAGCGGAAGGTAAAATAGCTGATTTAATAATTTGCAAAGAAAATCCCTTAGAAAATATTGATATATTAACCAACCTAAGCTACGTCATTCATAATGGTCAAATAATCTCAAATACTAATTAA
- a CDS encoding DUF503 domain-containing protein → MNVKSAIITLLLFDSYSLKDKRSIIKSIIHKTHNKFNVSIAEVKEHDVLNKAILGLSIVSNNSNKNEHIFNNIVDFVEKNYPVEIIEICDYY, encoded by the coding sequence ATGAATGTAAAAAGCGCAATCATAACTCTATTATTGTTTGATTCTTATTCACTGAAAGATAAAAGAAGTATCATAAAAAGTATAATTCATAAAACCCACAATAAATTCAACGTAAGTATTGCTGAAGTAAAAGAACATGATGTATTGAATAAAGCTATTCTTGGTCTTTCAATAGTCAGCAATAACAGCAATAAGAATGAACATATTTTCAACAATATAGTTGATTTTGTTGAAAAAAATTATCCCGTTGAGATTATTGAGATATGTGATTATTACTGA
- the trhA gene encoding PAQR family membrane homeostasis protein TrhA: MKFKVKDPISALTHFIGAVVSLIGVIFLIWKSLNVATIWHTLSFSLFGVSLVLLYTASTVYHIIEKPKSLSVILRRIDHMMIFVLIAGTYTPICLVPLRDGFGYTLLTIVWCTAVAGVLLKIFWINAPSWFSAAIYIIMGWSAVLAMGQIKENLPANGFMWLIVGGIIYTIGGIIYGLKWPNFNSKKFGFHELFHLFVLGGSVCHFILMYNYVMVTKL; encoded by the coding sequence ATGAAATTTAAAGTAAAAGACCCAATAAGTGCATTAACACATTTCATTGGAGCAGTAGTCTCATTAATAGGAGTTATATTTTTAATATGGAAATCATTGAACGTGGCAACAATATGGCATACTCTATCTTTTTCATTGTTCGGTGTTAGCCTCGTGTTATTGTATACAGCAAGTACTGTTTATCATATCATTGAAAAACCCAAATCATTAAGCGTTATTCTAAGAAGAATAGATCATATGATGATTTTTGTATTGATCGCTGGAACTTATACTCCAATATGTCTAGTACCTCTTAGAGATGGCTTCGGATATACACTACTTACCATAGTCTGGTGTACCGCAGTAGCAGGCGTTCTGTTGAAGATATTCTGGATAAACGCACCTAGTTGGTTTTCAGCAGCCATATATATAATTATGGGTTGGTCAGCAGTTCTAGCAATGGGACAAATAAAAGAAAACTTACCTGCAAATGGATTCATGTGGCTAATTGTAGGAGGAATAATATATACTATTGGTGGTATCATATATGGATTGAAATGGCCTAATTTTAATTCTAAGAAATTTGGTTTTCATGAACTGTTTCACCTATTTGTACTAGGCGGAAGTGTTTGTCATTTCATATTGATGTATAACTATGTTATGGTTACAAAATTATAG
- a CDS encoding HAD-IIA family hydrolase, whose amino-acid sequence MRDLREIKYFLLDMDGTFYLGDELIDGSMDFLDILKMQDKDFLFLTNNSSKNRMAYVEKLKRLGCELEPDKVFTSGEATTIYLKNMKPKAKILLLGTPLLEEEFIDAGFELVKGRGESPDYVVLGFDTTITYEKLWIACDYIREGIPYIATHPDYNCPLEGGKFMPDAGAMIDFIAASTGRRPHVIGKPNADIINVICDKYGYNKEDIAMVGDRLYTDIKTGINADIATVVVLSGETSRIQYEESDIDADFVYPSLKELGEDLKRLK is encoded by the coding sequence GTGAGAGACTTACGTGAAATAAAATATTTTTTACTAGATATGGATGGTACTTTCTATTTAGGCGATGAACTTATTGATGGTTCCATGGATTTTTTGGATATTCTTAAAATGCAGGACAAAGATTTTCTATTCTTGACTAATAATTCTTCAAAGAATAGAATGGCTTATGTAGAAAAATTGAAGAGATTAGGCTGTGAGTTGGAACCAGATAAAGTATTTACTTCTGGAGAAGCAACAACAATATATCTGAAAAACATGAAGCCAAAAGCGAAGATATTGTTATTAGGAACGCCTTTGTTAGAAGAAGAATTCATTGATGCAGGTTTTGAACTTGTGAAAGGGAGAGGCGAATCTCCAGATTATGTTGTGTTAGGGTTCGATACTACCATTACATATGAGAAATTATGGATAGCGTGTGATTATATAAGAGAAGGAATACCTTATATCGCTACTCACCCAGATTATAATTGTCCGCTTGAAGGTGGAAAGTTTATGCCTGATGCAGGTGCAATGATAGATTTTATTGCAGCTTCAACAGGTAGAAGACCTCATGTAATCGGAAAACCCAATGCTGATATCATTAATGTGATCTGTGATAAATATGGTTACAATAAAGAAGATATTGCTATGGTAGGTGATAGATTATATACTGATATCAAAACTGGGATAAATGCTGATATAGCTACAGTCGTTGTTCTATCTGGGGAAACAAGCAGAATCCAATATGAAGAATCAGATATAGATGCTGATTTTGTTTATCCATCTTTAAAAGAATTAGGAGAAGATTTGAAAAGACTAAAATGA
- a CDS encoding thermonuclease family protein — MRKKKKKIKIKSVLASILALAFLFFFQVDVNDKNVNQAKELFQTVKSIFCSITIDTNYEVGVVSRVVDGDTVVITLNGKEEKVRFIGVNTPESVGRYAKKPQPYGKEASNYTKKHLDGKTVYLEKDVSDTDKYGRLLRYIWLEEPDKSKLEEKMYNAILLKEGYASVMTYPPDVKYSKIFVEIEKNARDNNIGLWKNKK; from the coding sequence ATGCGAAAGAAAAAAAAGAAAATAAAGATAAAGAGTGTTTTAGCTTCTATTCTTGCATTAGCTTTTCTATTTTTTTTCCAAGTAGATGTTAATGATAAAAATGTTAATCAAGCTAAAGAATTATTTCAAACTGTAAAAAGTATATTTTGTAGTATTACTATTGATACCAATTATGAGGTTGGTGTTGTTAGTAGAGTTGTAGATGGAGATACAGTTGTTATTACACTTAATGGAAAAGAAGAAAAAGTTAGATTCATAGGGGTTAATACACCTGAATCAGTAGGACGTTATGCTAAAAAACCTCAGCCTTATGGAAAAGAAGCAAGTAATTATACTAAAAAACATCTAGATGGAAAAACAGTATATCTTGAAAAAGATGTTAGCGATACAGATAAATATGGTAGGTTATTACGTTACATATGGCTCGAAGAGCCTGATAAATCAAAGTTAGAAGAAAAAATGTATAATGCCATTCTTTTAAAAGAAGGATATGCAAGTGTTATGACTTATCCACCAGATGTCAAGTATTCTAAGATATTTGTTGAAATTGAAAAAAATGCTAGAGATAATAATATAGGATTATGGAAGAACAAAAAGTGA
- a CDS encoding SDR family NAD(P)-dependent oxidoreductase has protein sequence MKKIAVITGASSGFGREFVKQICMSKGYNFDEIWIIARRKERLTNLASKFPKQIFKILDLDLADEKCLQKYKNILQQEKPNVKLLINNAGLGKVGCFDKIALDDNMNMIDVNIKALTYITHVTLKYMRKSSRIIHIASSAAFLPQPKFAVYAATKSYVLSFSRALERELNDRGIYVTAVCPGPVETEFFKVASNNETPKSFKRFFFEPANLVVSKALYDSRRGNHISIQGKSMKGLQILSKVIPHSFLLKFIK, from the coding sequence ATGAAGAAAATTGCTGTTATAACAGGTGCTTCATCAGGTTTCGGTAGGGAATTTGTTAAACAAATATGTATGTCAAAAGGTTATAATTTTGATGAAATTTGGATTATAGCCAGAAGAAAAGAAAGACTGACTAATTTAGCAAGTAAATTTCCTAAGCAAATTTTTAAGATATTAGATCTGGACTTGGCAGATGAAAAGTGCTTGCAGAAATATAAAAACATTCTACAACAGGAAAAACCTAATGTGAAATTGCTTATTAATAATGCTGGTCTAGGTAAAGTAGGTTGTTTTGATAAAATTGCTTTAGATGATAACATGAATATGATAGATGTCAATATCAAAGCTCTAACATATATCACACATGTAACTCTTAAATATATGAGAAAATCATCTAGAATCATACACATTGCATCTTCCGCTGCTTTTTTACCTCAACCTAAGTTTGCAGTATATGCTGCGACTAAATCATATGTTTTAAGCTTTTCAAGAGCTCTTGAAAGAGAATTAAATGATAGAGGAATATATGTTACAGCCGTTTGTCCAGGGCCTGTAGAAACAGAATTCTTCAAAGTAGCTTCTAATAATGAGACACCTAAGTCATTTAAAAGATTTTTCTTTGAACCTGCCAACTTAGTGGTCAGTAAAGCATTATATGATTCAAGAAGAGGTAATCATATTTCAATACAAGGTAAAAGTATGAAAGGATTACAGATATTATCTAAAGTAATTCCACATAGTTTTTTATTAAAGTTTATTAAATGA